The nucleotide window GAAAGTAGTTCCTTTTTATTTTTAAGATTATTTCATGATTCGATCTGCAGTTATTATGTCAAACACACTACCTTTCCGTTTTTTCATATTAAAAATTAATTCCAAGCTCCTTTAACTTCTCCGGCCTGGGCACTCCTTCTTCATTCCATCCTCGGTAATGATAATATTCCCGAAGTGCAGCTTCAAACTCCTGCCTGGGAATTCCGTACCCTTCGTTCTCTCCATTGTTTTCAAATAATCTTTCAGGAAGGGTATCATCTTTTCGGGTAAACCCTGCTTTAAAGTTATACATTCTCTCCAGATTATAGATTCTTTCTCCAATTCTCAGGAGCTCAGCAGGCGAAATCTCCATACCTGCACCCGAAAGTAGGAGAGCGGAACCTAGCTCTTCACCTAGGGCAAAACCTGAGTAAGGGCAGAACACAAAGGAGTCCAGAACTGCAGTCAGGTTCTCAAATACCTGGAGGATACCTGCTTTTCCTTTGAGGCTCAGACGGTTAAGACTTACAGGCTTTCCAAGTACCTCAGGCCCGACCATGAAAGCAGTCAGATAGTCTCCCCCATGGCTGGAAGTAGCATAAGCCAGGGCCTGCCCCTTTATCCCTCGAGGATCAAAACCTCCTAGTTCTAGCCCTTTCACATCCATGCTCAAGTCTTCTCTCCCAAGACCTGACAAGTACCTTCTGGTTCCATTTCCTAATTTGCTTCCTTCCCCGATTTTAAAGAGCATAGATTTCATTTCATTAGCTTCGATTATTTCTTCTTTGAATTCTGCACACGCCCCTAGCGCGGAACCTGCCGAGATCGGGTCAAGCCCGTAATCCTTGCATATCCTGTCAGCCATAAGTACGGAGTTCAGATCAGGATTCTCAAGATTAAAACCGAAGGCCCACAGAGAGTCATAATCAGGCAAAATTTGTCCTTCAAGCGAAAACTGTCCTTCAGACAAAAACTGTCCTTCAGGAAAAAACTGTCCTATCTCTTTAAACATCTGCCCTGCTCCTTTAATTCTTTTCTTACAGCCCAGAGGACAGCCAGAGCAGCTCTTATTTTCAAGCTCGAAAGTAGATTTGATAGATTCTCCTGAAAGCGCATCTGCAAAGGGAACTTTCTTTCCAGTAAAGTTCCTGCTGGGGATGAGGTTCATATAGTCTAGCAATTTCACAAGTGCAGAAGTTCCGTAATTTGCGAGTCCTTTAGAGAGCATGGGACTTGCATCAAAAAGTTTCAAAACTCTTGTCTCAAGTTTCCGGAATTCCTCAGGATCGGAAGGTAAAAGTTCTTTTTCTCCTTTCACAACCACGGCTTTGAGCATTTTTGAGCCGGCAATCGCACCCAGACCCCCTCTTCCGATGTGGATGGAATCGATTACAAAAGAGGAAATAAGAACCTGTTTTTCTCCTGCCCTACCAATACAGGCCACACTGCCTTTATTTTCAAGAGCTTCAGTACAGGCCTTGACATTCTTTTCCCAGAGTTGTTTTGCAGGCACAACTTCAACGTTTCCGTCCTTGATTTCTACATAGGAAGGCCTATTTGCCTTTCCGGTAACTACCAGAGCATCAATTTCAGCTTTCTTGAGTTCCCTCCCGAAGTCCCCGGTCATATTCCAGCTAAATATTGTGCCTGTTAAAGGCGATTTCGATGTGAGAACAGCTCCTGAAGCCATCGGAGCAATGCCTGAAAGCGGGCCTGAAGTAAAAATGAGAGGATTAATAGGGCTAAAAGGATCAATAGAGGGGTCTGTCAGCTCAGAAAGAAGTTTTACTCCAAGTCCTCTACCTCCAAGATATTTGAGAATCAACTTTTCATCAGTTTCGACAATATTAACTGATTCAGTGTCAAGGTTTACATATACTATTTTTCCTGTCCAGGGAGTCATTTTGAGTCCTTCTTTTCTGCCTGCTTTTCTGCTCTGATCCGAGTTGTCAGTCCTGTCTTTATATTCTCTTTACTATACCTTATTTAAGTTGATATTCCTTTTTTTGAAACGAATACTATAAGGAAGAAAACTTATATGGATTATTTTAAGATTTTACAGTTTGGAAGATTTGCTCAGAGAATATAACCGTATTGAAACAAATCAACTGAGTATCCAGAACATTTCGATGATAAAATATAAACCTTAAAAACCTTAACCATATTAAAGTTAAAAACTCGAAACTGAAAGTAAGAATCCATTAAAGAAAGACACTTTTAAGAATAGTTATGTTTTGAAGATATTAAAAAAGCCAGCCTTTAAGACAAAGAAGTCTCACATATTACTATATGAATTTGGAGAAACCTTACATCGTTTCTATTTATGCCGTTCTACGGAACGAGAAAGGCGAGTTCCTGCTTCTCAGACGGTCGGAAAACTCTCACAGTAATCCGGGAAAATGGGACCTTCCAGGGGGAAAGCTGATCCGTGGAGAACCTCTTGAAGAAGCAGTTGTTAGAGAGGTCTGGGAGGAAACAGGGATTTCAATTGTTCCCGGAGAAATTGCAGGATATGCTACCTTTGAGCTTCCGGACAAAAAGGTAATTGCCATAGTATATGACGGGGGATATCTCATTGCTGATGTAAAGTTGAGCGACGAACATATTGAACATGCATGGACTTCCCTTGATAGCATTCTGGAACTTGATACTCTTCCCGAGCATTTTAAAGAGTTTTTTAAAAGATTCGCTGCAGAAAATAAAGAGCCTCCAGAGATGCCTATTTAAGCATATCCTGAAAGTGATACCTGCTGAGCCTGTTCCAAATTAACTTTTACTTCTATCTTTATTCGTATAATTTATAAAAAATTAGAGAGATGTTTTCCTAGCAGAAGCTCAATTGACGATTTTAAAAAGAAGCTTCAAAAAAATGTATTTTGAGTTTTGGAATTCAGCTCTTTAAGTAAAAACTCGAAAGAAAAATTAATAACTCACATTAAGATCATTTATTAGCTTCTAATTAAAAACTTTTTATTTATTTTAAAAAACATGATATAGTCGTAATTACATCCTTCAAGAACTATTTTCTTGTTTATTACTTTATTTGGGATGATTTCAAGAAATTGCGGATTAAATGAACTTCTTTTAGACCTTCACTAGTTGAATAATTTTATTCGAAAAAAAAAGCTTATATCTAAGAACAAATTTTCTGGTCATTATCTTGTTAACAGAGTGAAAATAACTAGGACTTACTCGACTAAACTGAAGAATGTAGAGTTATATTCATTTGATTTGTCCTAAGGAGGATTTACATGAAAAAATCTTTTTCATCTATAGTATTAGTTATGCTATTCTTGCAAGTAATTTTAGCTATTATACCATCAATTGGGGTGGTTTCAGCTGCAGACAATGTCACAGCTACAGACAACGTCACAGCTACAAGTAATCTTACAATTAATGATTTTACTTGTAACATCCTTAAAGAGACTGTTCCTTTTGATTCAAGATTAACTGCTAACGTGACCGGTAAAGTTACCAGTTGGAAATGGGAATTTTATAATCCGCAAATTAATCATTGGTCTTACAGCAGCGGAAAAGGAAACTTGGTAACCACTTCTCATAGATTTGGAAGAGCTAAAGCTTATGGAGTTTTCAACGTTACTTTGATTGTAGTTGGACCTCATGGAAGTGATACCCTTAAAAAGATAGATTATGTAGTGGGAAATAAAAATACTACAGGCCTACCAACTGCTAATTTCTCTGCATCCTCCACTTCTGGATATGCACCGTTGAATGTAACATTTACTGACGAAAGTAAAGATGCAACCACAGCTTTATGGTATTTTGGACTGACAAATACTTCAAAAGAAAAGAATCCAACATATACTTTCAATTATCCCGGAACTTATAGAGTTGTTTTAGAAGTGAGCAATGGAAGAGGTTGGGATGCAACAGCTCAAGAAATAACCGTTCTGGGACAGCAGAAAGTTCTTCCTGAAGCAGGCTTTGACGCCGATAATTCCAATGGTCTCGATGTCCAATTTGCAGACACCTCACAAAATGCAAGTGAATGGAGCTGGGACTTTGGAGACGGAACTAATTCAACCGAGCAGAATCCAGAACATCCCTATTCAACAGCAGGAAACTATACTGTCAATCTTACAGCAAACAATGAAAACGGAACAAGCTTGTCAAACAAAACAATATATGTGGAAGAAATGAGCGACTCAAGTGATGGAAGCAGTGGTAGCAGTAGCAGTGATAGTAACAGTGATAGTAACAGTCATAGCAGTAGTAGCGGTAGTGGTAGTAGCAGTGGAGGTGTTGGGGGTTCGCCCGAGCCTCAAAGTAATGTAGAAGCTAAAGAACTTTCACAAACTTCTATTACATACGGAAACTCTGTAAATTTCGATTTCCCACAAAATGCCACTCCTGTAATTAATATAAGTTTTGATTCTAAAAAGACTGTTGGAAAAACTACAACTGTAGTTGAGATGCTAATAAATCAGTCCACTCTAGTTTCAGAACCGCCTTCGGATGAAGTGTATAAATTTGTAAACATTTGGGTAGGAAACAGTGGATTTGCAACTCTCGATAATATTGAAAATGCAAAAGTATATTTCAAGGTTGAAAAATCCTGGGTTCAAGACAAAAATATAGACAAGTCTTCTATTACCTTTAATGGATACAGTGATTCAAAATGGAATTCTTTACAAACCACTCTCGTAGGAGAAGACGATAAGTACCTGTATTTCACAGCTGAAACCTCGGAATTATCCTCTCCATTTGCAATAACTGGCAAGACAGCACCAAGTTCAACTCTGAATGAAACAAAATCTGAAACTCAATCTGAATCTAATAGTAGTCTTGAAAACAATGTAAGTAATGCAACAAACGTTGAACAGACACAAAATCCAAGTACTTCTGAAAACGAAAGCAAAAAATCTCCAGGTTTTGAATCAGTTATTGGAATCGTTAGCTTGTTTGCTGTGATTTTGTATAAAAGAAAGTAAGAACAGATAGTAAAAAATGTATGATGAGTCAACATCCTAATATAAGTTTTATGATGAGGACTTAAACCCTCATCTAAGTTTTATGATGAGAATTCAATAACCTCATCTAAGTTTTTTATAATTACATTTTTAGTTGCGAGGGTAATAACAACTATTCGTTCTTTTGGGAGCCAAATATGATTCGAAACCGTAAATATTCGGCCGTAAATACTCGTAACTACTGTAACTATATATCAATTAGTCGAAATAGACTTAGAAAATATGGATAACCAAAAAGTAGTATTGCAATATTAATATAGGAATATTTAGTAATAGAGGAATATTTTTTATAAGTTATCCTGGAACAGATTTTGATTTTTCGGATAAAAATCTTAAATTGGATTCACTCTGAGGTACATATAAATTTTTACTTGAAATATTTATCCTCAAGTTTTTTCCTTTTTTTCCTGCTGCGCTGCCAGCTTATCCCAAAGTACAGAAGAACTGCAAAAGCTACAAGCGCTGCAATATTCAGTACAGGCCTGTACTTGCTCAGGAGGAGAGGATTTATCTCTTCTCTTTGCTCGTGTTCAGGGTACATGATATCCCTTCTATTGCTGCTGTGACCCAGGCCCAGGGCGTGCCCGAATTCATGTTTTGCAATAGAAAGCATTGTCTCATCACCATACTGGCGCCAGGACTTTCCCTGAAAGTTTCCTACCTCAAGCACTATGTCGACTCTTACAAATCGACCATTAGATACTCTGGGGCTTGCATAGCCGGCAACGCCTGGAGGAGCTCCTTCGACATTCTCCAGATTCTCTACCCATCTTATCCTGATATCAGCTTCTTTCGAATCCACAAGTTTGAAAACAGGCGTAAACTTAAGGTTTCCGTTTCCTCCTTCCTCCCAGTATTCCATAGCCTTTTCTATTTGTGCGTAATAGGTGGTAGGGCTGTAGTGTTCTGGAACGTCGCTGTCATCAATATATACGGTAATAGGAGAGTGGTCCCATGGATAGTCCATAATCCTTTCCGGATTTGCTTCAGATGCAACTGAGACGGTCAGTAAGACAAGTGCCGTCAGTAACAGCAAATAGAATCTAACTCTGTACATATGGTCTCGACTTAATATAAATCAATCTACCATGATAAAAATATTATTAACCTTAAAAACCCGACGTAAAACTATCGATCTCCCGTATACGTCCTGAATATCTCACACATATTTCAACTAGTCACATATATTCACATAAAATCCGGGCAAAAAGACGGATCTATATCTGTGGACGGTTATTAACGGAAGAACTTACAGAGACTAGCTTTTTGTCAAGTTTTGTCAGAGAACAAGTTTTTCAAAATTAAATGAAATCCTAGTGAACTGGATTTATAAGATCGCAAAGGCGAATTTATATAGTGAACTCCTGGGAGTTAGTTTTTATAATGAATATATAATTGAATCAATCCAGAATCTGTTACTTAAAATCCAGAATCTATCTATTTACTTAAGAGTGGCCTTGGAGATATTACATATCTCACAGTTCGAGTCACAACAGCATTCTTCTTCATTTTCGTCATCCGGAAACTCGGATGCAAGCGCTCTTGTACTTTCAGCCAGTACTGCGGCATTGGATATAGATGCTCCTATCATAATTGCATAAAATATTTTTTCTTTGTTAATTCCTTTCCGTTTTGCGACTCTAATATGCATTTTCAGGCAATGCTCGCAACGAAGGGCAGAAGCTACACCTATCGCAATAAGTTCGACTGTCTCTGGGTCTAGGTTCTTGAATCCCCTCATTATGGAGTTCTCATAAAGTGTTTTTGGAATGAAAATCTCTGGAAGATCTTTCATGAAGTTCATTATGTAGGGGACTTCACCATACTGATTCCGGACATCTTCAAGGAGTTCAGGAACAGCTTTCTCAGGGTCCTTTTTCAGAATTTCCACAATATCCTCAAGTTCCATACGAAACCACCAGCATAGATTAACGTGGAAAAAGGATTCCGACGCCGTTTTCTGTTTCAAGCTTTACAACCTAAAGGATAAGTGAGAAACACGAACCCAGTAAAATGTAAAGCAAATAACTCTTAATGCAACAGAACCCGGGTCAAATTGCAAAACCAACGTCAGACTTAGATTTGATTTTTATCAATATATAATTTTTCATTTTTGATTTTGAAATATCCGCAAGCTCGGAAAGGGTAACTCCTTCATCAAACTCCAGGTTTTCAATTTTTTCATGGAATTCATCATATGAAAGTTTGACCCTGACTCCATTAAGCTGGAGGGTAAGTGGAGCAGGAGAAAGTACAGTTCGGATTTCCGGAACCTGATTTTCTATCTCATTCATTACTCTGGCAGGAAGCACTGCGAGTGGGTCTTTTGCCTGCTGTTTACGGATATTGTCAGCGATCTTTCCAACTCCCTCGTTGAGTATATCAAGGGCACTA belongs to Methanosarcina barkeri 3 and includes:
- a CDS encoding aldehyde ferredoxin oxidoreductase family protein, giving the protein MTPWTGKIVYVNLDTESVNIVETDEKLILKYLGGRGLGVKLLSELTDPSIDPFSPINPLIFTSGPLSGIAPMASGAVLTSKSPLTGTIFSWNMTGDFGRELKKAEIDALVVTGKANRPSYVEIKDGNVEVVPAKQLWEKNVKACTEALENKGSVACIGRAGEKQVLISSFVIDSIHIGRGGLGAIAGSKMLKAVVVKGEKELLPSDPEEFRKLETRVLKLFDASPMLSKGLANYGTSALVKLLDYMNLIPSRNFTGKKVPFADALSGESIKSTFELENKSCSGCPLGCKKRIKGAGQMFKEIGQFFPEGQFLSEGQFSLEGQILPDYDSLWAFGFNLENPDLNSVLMADRICKDYGLDPISAGSALGACAEFKEEIIEANEMKSMLFKIGEGSKLGNGTRRYLSGLGREDLSMDVKGLELGGFDPRGIKGQALAYATSSHGGDYLTAFMVGPEVLGKPVSLNRLSLKGKAGILQVFENLTAVLDSFVFCPYSGFALGEELGSALLLSGAGMEISPAELLRIGERIYNLERMYNFKAGFTRKDDTLPERLFENNGENEGYGIPRQEFEAALREYYHYRGWNEEGVPRPEKLKELGINF
- a CDS encoding NUDIX domain-containing protein — encoded protein: MNLEKPYIVSIYAVLRNEKGEFLLLRRSENSHSNPGKWDLPGGKLIRGEPLEEAVVREVWEETGISIVPGEIAGYATFELPDKKVIAIVYDGGYLIADVKLSDEHIEHAWTSLDSILELDTLPEHFKEFFKRFAAENKEPPEMPI
- a CDS encoding PGF-pre-PGF domain-containing protein, producing the protein MKKSFSSIVLVMLFLQVILAIIPSIGVVSAADNVTATDNVTATSNLTINDFTCNILKETVPFDSRLTANVTGKVTSWKWEFYNPQINHWSYSSGKGNLVTTSHRFGRAKAYGVFNVTLIVVGPHGSDTLKKIDYVVGNKNTTGLPTANFSASSTSGYAPLNVTFTDESKDATTALWYFGLTNTSKEKNPTYTFNYPGTYRVVLEVSNGRGWDATAQEITVLGQQKVLPEAGFDADNSNGLDVQFADTSQNASEWSWDFGDGTNSTEQNPEHPYSTAGNYTVNLTANNENGTSLSNKTIYVEEMSDSSDGSSGSSSSDSNSDSNSHSSSSGSGSSSGGVGGSPEPQSNVEAKELSQTSITYGNSVNFDFPQNATPVINISFDSKKTVGKTTTVVEMLINQSTLVSEPPSDEVYKFVNIWVGNSGFATLDNIENAKVYFKVEKSWVQDKNIDKSSITFNGYSDSKWNSLQTTLVGEDDKYLYFTAETSELSSPFAITGKTAPSSTLNETKSETQSESNSSLENNVSNATNVEQTQNPSTSENESKKSPGFESVIGIVSLFAVILYKRK
- a CDS encoding matrixin family metalloprotease, translating into MYRVRFYLLLLTALVLLTVSVASEANPERIMDYPWDHSPITVYIDDSDVPEHYSPTTYYAQIEKAMEYWEEGGNGNLKFTPVFKLVDSKEADIRIRWVENLENVEGAPPGVAGYASPRVSNGRFVRVDIVLEVGNFQGKSWRQYGDETMLSIAKHEFGHALGLGHSSNRRDIMYPEHEQREEINPLLLSKYRPVLNIAALVAFAVLLYFGISWQRSRKKRKKLEDKYFK
- a CDS encoding carboxymuconolactone decarboxylase family protein, producing MELEDIVEILKKDPEKAVPELLEDVRNQYGEVPYIMNFMKDLPEIFIPKTLYENSIMRGFKNLDPETVELIAIGVASALRCEHCLKMHIRVAKRKGINKEKIFYAIMIGASISNAAVLAESTRALASEFPDDENEEECCCDSNCEICNISKATLK